A region from the Musa acuminata AAA Group cultivar baxijiao chromosome BXJ1-10, Cavendish_Baxijiao_AAA, whole genome shotgun sequence genome encodes:
- the LOC103968520 gene encoding uncharacterized protein LOC103968520, with amino-acid sequence MCPLRFILVFLSAALAGFLAWKSIRSSPPSLVSDDSDEIDTPRGDSSIKARIFRAGKAIENGFWVFLDMASGRYLWRAMKER; translated from the exons ATGTGCCCTTTGCGCTTCATCCTCGTGTTCCTCTCCGCGGCCCTCGCCGGGTTCCTCGCCTGGAAATCGATCCGTTCCTCTCCTCCCTCCCTGGTCTCCGATGATTCCGACGAGATCGACACCCCCCGTGGCGACTCCTCCATCAAAGCCCGAATCTTTCGAGCTGGAAAG GCGATTGAGAATGGGTTCTGGGTGTTTCTTGACATGGCCAGCGGGCGGTACTTGTGGAGGGCGATGAAAGAAAGGTGA
- the LOC135585783 gene encoding uncharacterized protein At2g37660, chloroplastic-like isoform X1 encodes MAVALRLSKPPSSFPTHPVAPSLLCYSQLFSSLQRRTASPLRCRCSKKKETSFADQLLDYIEGGPKLRKWYGAPDLLPKDGGLENEDESSEIDEVRDAVLVTDGESEIGQMVILSLILKRARIKALVKDKRAAIDAFGTYVETMVGDLNDKTFLTNALRGVRAIICASNDGFFSDIGRTKGAQHIVLLSQLAFYRGSSGIQAVMNSKARKLAERDEETVIASGIPYTIIRAGLLQDSPGGKQGFSFSKGAAAKGRLSKEDAAAVCVEALDSLPEEGLIFEVVNGEEKVRDWKEKFAELIGTAEE; translated from the exons ATGGCGGTGGCTCTTCGTCTCTCCAAGCCACCATCTTCTTTCCCGACCCACCCTGTCGCTCCATCTCTACTGTGCTATTCGCAGCTGTTCTCCTCGCTGCAAAGGAGGACCGCTTCTCCGcttcgctgccgctgctccaAGAAGAAGGAGACCAGCTTCGCGGACCAACTCCTCGACTACATAGAAG GTGGACCTAAGTTGAGGAAGTGGTATGGAGCACCTGATCTACTTCCAAAGGATGGTGGTCTTGAGAATGAGGATGAATCTTCAG AAATCGATGAAGTACGAGATGCTGTGCTGGTAACTGATGGTGAAAGTGAAATTGGTCAG ATGGTAATTCTATCATTGATTCTTAAACGTGCTCGGATAAAAGCACTAGTCAAGGATAAGCGAGCTGCTATCGATGCTTTTGGAACTTATGTTGAG ACAATGGTTGGAGATTTAAATGACAAGACCTTTCTGACAAATGCTCTGAGAGGTGTTCGAGCAATAATTTGTGCATCAAAT GATGGCTTCTTCTCTGACATAGGGCGAACAAAGGGTGCGCAGCACATTGTTCTTCTATCTCAG TTGGCATTTTATAGAGGCAGCAGCGGAATTCAAGCAGTTATGAATAGCAAGGCCAGAAAACTGGCAGAGAGAGATGAAGAAACCGTGATTGCGTCTGGCATCCCATACACAATAATTAGAGCTGGCTTACTGCAAGATAGTCCTGGTGGCAAGCAAGGATTCAGCTTTTCAAAG GGTGCTGCAGCAAAGGGAAGACTCAGCAAAGAGGATGCAGCAGCCGTTTGTGTGGAGGCACTTGATTCACTGCCAGAGGAAGGACTAATTTTCGAG GTGGTAAACGGCGAGGAAAAGGTTCGAGATTGGAAGGAAAAGTTCGCTGAGCTTATTGGGACTGCTGAAGAGTGA
- the LOC135595841 gene encoding protein ELF4-LIKE 3-like encodes MMEGDSFSGLGNGTQVDSKVLQTFQKSFLQVQRILDQNRLLINEINQNHESKIPDNLSRNVGLIRELNNNIRRVVDLYADLSLSFTRSMEASSEGDSEGKPGNKRNRPG; translated from the coding sequence ATGATGGAAGGTGATAGCTTCTCGGGGCTTGGCAATGGAACCCAAGTGGACAGCAAAGTCCTCCAGACCTTCCAGAAGAGCTTTCTTCAGGTCCAGCGTATCTTGGATCAGAACAGGCTGTTGATCAACGAGATCAATCAGAACCATGAGTCGAAGATCCCCGACAACCTCAGCCGCAACGTCGGCCTGATCAGAGAGCTCAACAACAACATCCGGCGCGTCGTCGACCTCTACGCTGACCTGTCACTCTCCTTCACCCGGTCCATGGAAGCCTCGTCGGAGGGCGACTCCGAGGGGAAGCCCGGCAACAAGAGGAACCGGCCCGGCTAG
- the LOC135595840 gene encoding stress-response A/B barrel domain-containing protein UP3-like: MAAAATIEHVVLFKVRDSTDPSKVDAMVSNLRSLASLDVVAHLAAGPVLPRPHRSATGFTHLLHSRYRSKADLAAYSTHPTHAAVVEENVLPVCEDIMAMDWVADLDSPTAAPPGSAMRLTLAKPKEGATAELTATLAQVKLSAPAAVTQVSYGENFSPARAKGYGVGLLAVFRDLEELEAMDAGEKDLVESVKEKVRPLLESFIVVDFEVPPPPAATL; encoded by the coding sequence ATGGCCGCCGCCGCCACTATCGAGCACGTCGTCCTCTTCAAGGTCCGCGACTCCACTGACCCGTCCAAGGTCGACGCCATGGTCTCCAACCTGCGATCCCTCGCCTCCCTCGACGTCGTCGCGCACCTCGCCGCCGGCCCCGTGCTCCCGCGCCCCCACCGATCCGCCACCGGGTTCACGCACCTCCTCCACAGTCGCTACCGCTCCAAGGCCGACCTTGCTGCCTACTCTACCCACCCAACCCATGCGGCCGTCGTCGAGGAGAACGTCCTCCCCGTTTGCGAGGATATCATGGCCATGGACTGGGTCGCCGACCTTGACAGCCCGACGGCGGCGCCCCCTGGGTCGGCGATGCGGCTGACCCTCGCGAAGCCGAAAGAGGGGGCCACGGCGGAGCTAACGGCGACGCTGGCGCAGGTTAAGTTGTCGGCGCCGGCGGCGGTGACGCAGGTGAGCTACGGAGAGAATTTCTCACCGGCTAGGGCGAAGGGATACGGCGTGGGACTTCTGGCGGTGTTTCGCGACCTGGAGGAGCTTGAGGCGATGGATGCGGGAGAGAAGGACTTGGTGGAGTCGGTGAAGGAGAAGGTGCGGCCGCTTCTGGAGAGTTTCATTGTTGTTGATTTCGAGGTGCCACCACCGCCTGCTGCTACCCTTTGA
- the LOC135595839 gene encoding transcription factor MYB1-like, protein MGRKPCCSKEGLNRGAWTANEDKILVSYISTHGTTKWGSLPKRAGLKRCGKSCRLRWLNYLRPGIKRGNISDDEEELIIRLHKLLGNRWSLIAGRLPGRTDNEIKNYWNTTLVKRLQGGSSQLPSNPSPATAQSKGKDTAVATPPPVTGSKVIQTKALRCTTAFFGQDTACMPPRLAPEESDGCSKIPPFGSSLDVVAAFPSSSDAWKERDDGVQVENPESKEADDAANMGFYPDDLMSLDGALIGNWMEKDQFQQDSMLDVKLLASILEADEQGYWS, encoded by the exons atgGGAAGGAAGCCTTGTTGTTCAAAGGAGGGGCTCAACCGAGGTGCATGGACTGCAAACGAAGACAAGATCCTTGTCTCCTACATCTCAACTCACGGAACAACCAAATGGGGATCTCTTCCCAAGAGAGCTG GCTTGAAGCGATGCGGGAAGAGCTGCCGGCTCCGGTGGCTCAACTACCTGCGGCCTGGGATCAAGAGGGGGAACATATCGGACGACGAGGAGGAACTCATCATCAGACTTCACAAGCTCCTTGGCAACAG ATGGTCTCTAATCGCAGGAAGACTGCCAGGGCGAACGGACaatgagatcaagaactactggaacaccacCTTGGTGAAGAGACTGCAAGGTGGGTCGTCACAGCTCCCGAGTAATCCAAGCCCCGCCACAGCCCAATCCAAAGGGAAAGACACGGCGGTCGCCACGCCGCCGCCGGTGACTGGCTCGAAGGTGATCCAGACCAAGGCATTAAGGTGCACCACGGCGTTCTTCGGCCAAGATACAGCCTGCATGCCTCCGCGCTTGGCGCCAGAAGAATCCGATGGCTGCTCCAAGATCCCTCCATTTGGCTCTTCTCTGGACGTGGTTGCAGCCTTCCCTTCAAGCTCGGATGCTTGGAAAGAGAGAGACGACGGCGTTCAAGTCGAGAACCCTGAATCAAAAGAAGCCGATGACGCCGCTAACATGGGTTTCTATCCGGACGACTTGATGTCCCTCGATGGAGCACTGATTGGAAACTGGATGGAGAAGGACCAGTTTCAGCAAGACAGCATGTTAGATGTCAAGCTTTTGGCTTCCATCTTAGAAGCTGACGAACAGGGGTATTGGAGCTGA
- the LOC135585783 gene encoding uncharacterized protein LOC135585783 isoform X2: MAVALRLSKPPSSFPTHPVAPSLLCYSQLFSSLQRRTASPLRCRCSKKKETSFADQLLDYIEGGPKLRKWYGAPDLLPKDGGLENEDESSEIDEVRDAVLVTDGESEIGQMVILSLILKRARIKALVKDKRAAIDAFGTYVETMVGDLNDKTFLTNALRGVRAIICASNDGFFSDIGRTKGAQHIVLLSQLAFYRGSSGIQAVMNSKARKLAERDEETVIASGIPYTIIRAGLLQDSPGGKQGFSFSKKHIVLYFCVRVLQQREDSAKRMQQPFVWRHLIHCQRKD, from the exons ATGGCGGTGGCTCTTCGTCTCTCCAAGCCACCATCTTCTTTCCCGACCCACCCTGTCGCTCCATCTCTACTGTGCTATTCGCAGCTGTTCTCCTCGCTGCAAAGGAGGACCGCTTCTCCGcttcgctgccgctgctccaAGAAGAAGGAGACCAGCTTCGCGGACCAACTCCTCGACTACATAGAAG GTGGACCTAAGTTGAGGAAGTGGTATGGAGCACCTGATCTACTTCCAAAGGATGGTGGTCTTGAGAATGAGGATGAATCTTCAG AAATCGATGAAGTACGAGATGCTGTGCTGGTAACTGATGGTGAAAGTGAAATTGGTCAG ATGGTAATTCTATCATTGATTCTTAAACGTGCTCGGATAAAAGCACTAGTCAAGGATAAGCGAGCTGCTATCGATGCTTTTGGAACTTATGTTGAG ACAATGGTTGGAGATTTAAATGACAAGACCTTTCTGACAAATGCTCTGAGAGGTGTTCGAGCAATAATTTGTGCATCAAAT GATGGCTTCTTCTCTGACATAGGGCGAACAAAGGGTGCGCAGCACATTGTTCTTCTATCTCAG TTGGCATTTTATAGAGGCAGCAGCGGAATTCAAGCAGTTATGAATAGCAAGGCCAGAAAACTGGCAGAGAGAGATGAAGAAACCGTGATTGCGTCTGGCATCCCATACACAATAATTAGAGCTGGCTTACTGCAAGATAGTCCTGGTGGCAAGCAAGGATTCAGCTTTTCAAAG AAGCATATTGTTTTGTATTTTTGTGTTAGGGTGCTGCAGCAAAGGGAAGACTCAGCAAAGAGGATGCAGCAGCCGTTTGTGTGGAGGCACTTGATTCACTGCCAGAGGAAGGACTAA